The following nucleotide sequence is from Pseudonocardia sp. C8.
GGCCCACGGCTCCGGCGACGTGAAGTACCACCTCGGCGCCGAGGGGAAGTACTTCCGGATGTTCGGCGACGGCGAGACCACGGTGTCGCTGACCGCGAACCCGTCGCACCTGGAGGCCGTGGACCCGGTGCTCGAGGGCATCGTCCGCGCCAAGCAGGACATCCTCGACAAGGGCGACGGCGGGTTCACCGTCCTGCCGGTCCTGCTGCACGGCGACGCCGCGTTCGCCGGCCAGGGCGTGGTCGCCGAGACGCTGAACCTGGCGCTGCTGCGCGGGTACCGCACCGGCGGCACCGTGCACGTCGTCGTCAACAACCAGGTCGGGTTCACCACCGCGCCGGAGCACTCGCGCTCCTCGCAGTACTGCACCGACGTCGCGAAGATGATCGGGGCGCCGGTCTTCCACGTGAACGGCGACGACCCGGAGGCCTGCGTCTGGGTCGCGAAGCTGGCGGTCGAGTACCGCGAGCGGTGGAACAACGACGTCGTGATCGACATGATCTGCTATCGGCGCCGGGGCCACAACGAGGGCGACGACCCGTCGATGACCCAGCCGTCGATGTACGACATCATCGACGCCAAGCGCAGCGTCCGGAAGATCTACACCGAGTCGCTGATCGGCCGCGGCGACATCACGATGGACGAGGCCGAGCAGGCGCTCAAGGACTTCTCCAGCCAGCTCGAGCACGTGTTCAACGAGGTCCGCGAGCTGGAGAAGACCCCGCCGGTGATCTCGCCGTCCATCGAGGACGTGCAGCGGGTCCCGAGCGACCTCGACACCTCGATCCCGCTGGAGATCGTCCACCGGATCGGTGACGTGCACGAGAACCTCCCCGAGGGCTTCTCCGTCCACAAGCGCGTCGAACCGGTGCTCCGGAAGCGCTACAAGATGTCCCGCGACGGCGACATCGACTGGGCCTTCGCCGAGCTGCTGGCCATGGGGTCGCTGGCCATCGACGGCCGCCTGGTCCGGCTGTCCGGGCAGGACTCGCGGCGCGGCACGTTCGTGCAGCGGCACTCGGTGCTGATCGACCGCCGGACCGGTGCCGAGTACTTCCCGCTGCGCAACCTGGCCGAGGGGCAGGGCCGGTTCCTGCCCTACGACTCGGCGCTGTCCGAGTTCGCGGCGGTCGGCTTCGAGTACGGCTACTCGGTCGCCAACCCCGAGGCCCTGGTGATGTGGGAGGGCCAGTTCGGCGACTTCGTCAACGGCGCCCAGCCGGTCATCGACGAGTTCATCTCGTCCGGTGAGGCGAAGTGGGGGCAGCTCTCCGACATCGTGATGCTGCTGCCGCACGGCCTCGAGGGGCAGGGCCCCGACCACAGCTCGGGCCGCATCGAGCGGTTCCTCCAGCTGTGCGCGGAGGGCTCGATGCGGGTCGCGCTGCCGTCCGAGCCGGCGAACTACTTCCACCTGCTGCGCCAGCACAGCCTCGACGGGGTGCGCCGGCCGCTGGTGGTGTTCACGCCGAAGTGGATGCTGCGGGCCAAGCAGGTCGTCAGCCAGCTGTCCGACTTCACCGAGGGCCGGTTCCGCCCGGTCATCGACGACCCGGAGCACCGCGGGGAGAGCGGCCCGGTCTCGTCGGTCAAGCGGCTCCTGTTCTGCTCCGGCAAGATCTACTGGGAGCTGGCGGCGGCCAGGGACAAGCGCCGCAAGAACGGTGACTCGTCGGTCGACGACACCGCGCTGGTCCGGGTCGAGCAGCTCTACCCGATGCCGACCGAGCAGATCGCCGCGATCCTGGAGCGCTACCCGCAGGCGGACGACGTCCGCTGGGTCCAGGAGGAGCCGGCCAACCAGGGCTCGTGGCCGTTCTACGGCCTGGAGCTGCCCCAGAAGCTCCCGGAGCTGCAGGGCAAGCTCACCCGGGTGTCCCGGCGCCGGATGGCCGCCCCGGCGGCCGGCTCGTCGAAGGTGCACGAGGTCGAGCAGGCCGAGCTGCTGGACAAGGCCTTCGCCCCGTCCTGACCGACGCGGTCACACGACGGCCGGGCACGTGGAGTGCCCGGCCGTCGCCGTGTCCGGCCCCGCTAACCTGGGTGCGTGTACTTCACCGACCGCGGCATCGAGGAGCTCGTCGACCGGCGCGGTGACGAGCAGGTCAGCGTCGAGTGGCTCGCCGACCGGCTGCGTGCCTTCGTCGACCTGAACCCCCAGTTCGAGACGGCCGTCGAGCGGCTGTCCAGCTTCCTCGCCCGGGACGACGCCGACGACGAGTGAACGCGTGAACACAACGACCACTGCGTGAGCTGTGTCCGCAAGCGTGGCTCCGGGCGGCACGGGCCCTAGCGTCCCTCCTCGTCACCACAGGAGGAGGAGCACCGATGCTCATCGTTCTCGGGTCCGCGATGATCGCGGTCTTCATGTACCTGATCCTGTCGAAGCGGCTCGCTCCGACGCTGGCTCTGGTACTCGTCCCTCTGACGTTCGCGTTGGTCACCGTCGGCACCGGGCTCGCCGAGCCGGGTGAGGAGGGCGTCGTCGACTCGATCATGTCGGCGATCTCCGACTTCGCCCCCACCGCCGTCCTGCTGTTCTTCGCGATCATCTTCTTCGGCACGATGATCGACGTCGGGTTGTTCGACCCGCTGATCCGGTTCGTGCTGCGCACGGTGAAGAACGACCCGGTCCGCCTGGTCGTGCTCACCGCCGTGCTGGCCGGCGTCGTCTCGCTCGACGGCGACGGCTCGACCACCTTCATCATCACCGTCTCCGCGCTGCTCCCGATCTACCTGCGCCTGGGCATGAGCCCGGTCGTGCTGACCGTGGTCGCGAACCTGGCCAACGGCGTGCTCAACATCGTGCCGTGGGGCGGGCCGACCGTCCGCGCCGCGACCGTCCTCGGTGTCTCGCCGTCGGAGCTGTTCAACCCGATGATCCCGGGCATGGTGCTCGGCATGGTCACCGTGCTGGTGCTGGCCTGGTTCCTGGGCCGCTCGGAGCGCCGGCGGCTCGTCGCGTCCGGCCGGACGCTGCAGGTCGTCGCGCACGAGATGGACCCGGCCCGCGAGCCCGTCCTGGCCGGGGTCGGCGGGGGCGGCGGGACCGACCGGCCGTCGTCCGGCACCGGTAGCACGGGCGGCACCGGTGGCACCGCCGACGGACCGGTCGGCGACGACGCCGGCGTGGCCGGGATGCTCGACCCGAACCGGCCCACCCTGCGGCCGAAGCTGATCTGGTTCAACCTGGCCCTGACGGCGTCGCTGCTGGTGCTGCTGGGCATGGACGTGCTGCCGCTGTCGCTGCTCTTCGTCGTCGCCACGGCGATCGCCCTGGTCGTGAACTTCCCGAAGCCCGAGGACCAGGTCAAGGCGGTGACGTCGCACGCGGCGTCGATCGTCGCCGTGGTCGCGATGGTGTTCGCCGCGGCCGTGCTGGTCGGCGTGCTGAGCGGCACCGGCATGGTGACGGCGATGGCGAACGGGATCGTCGCGGCGGTCCCGCCGTCGGTCGGCAGCTGGTTCGCCGTGATCACCGGCGTGCTGAGCATGCCGCTGACCTTCTTCCTCACCAACGACGCGTTCTACTTCGGCATCCTGCCGATCCTCACCGAGGCGGCCGGCCACTACGGCATCACGCCGGTCGAGATGGCGCGGGCGTCGATCATCGGGCAGCCGGTGCACATGACCAGCCCGCTGGTACCGGCGCTGCTGCTGCTCGTGTCGCTGGCGAAGGTCAACCTGGGCGACCACCACCGGAAGGTGATCTGGCGCTCGGCGGTGTGCTCGCTGGTCATGCTCGTGACGGCCGTGGCGCTCGGCGTCATCCCGCTGGGCTGATCGCCACCGGGCCGCCACCGGCCGTCTCCCCCGTCGAGGTGCACCTCAGCGCAGCGCTGAGGCGCACCTCGGCGGGGTTTCGCCGTTCAGCGGCGACGCCGGAACAGGCGCCGGTCCGCGGCGGCACGCAGCGCCTCCAGCGCCTCGTCGGCCGCCCGCTCGAGATCCGCGTGCCGGGCCGGGTCGGCACGG
It contains:
- a CDS encoding multifunctional oxoglutarate decarboxylase/oxoglutarate dehydrogenase thiamine pyrophosphate-binding subunit/dihydrolipoyllysine-residue succinyltransferase subunit; translation: MSSSSTSPQASGFGPNEWLVEEMYQRFQEDPSAVDPAWHEFFADYGGKGGEQGATEVDTAESDTSGNGAAPAASSGRVTRGSATEDDEDADTASAPTQKAVRSGSTETGRSSGSTRDVPPPVTPKAEPPPVDEAFPGPLSRPTVKPAAGSGSKAAKPAQDGGGATTIPLRGAANAIAKNMTASLELPTATSVRAVPAKLLADNRIVINNHLKRTRGGKLSFTHLIGYALVKALADFPNMNRHFALTEDGKPSVVAPEHVNLGLAMDMPGKDGSRSLIVVSIKGCEHMSFAQFWAAYEGMVRKARDGKLTAEDFSGTTISLTNPGTLGTNHSVPRLTVGQGAIIGVGAMEYPAAFQGASEERLAELGVSKIITLTSTYDHRIIQGAESGDFLRRVHQLLLGEDRFYDEVFASLRVPYEPIRWVQDFPEGEVDKTARVLELIESYRTRGHLMADTDPLNYRQRRHPDLDVLSHGLTLWDLDRDFAVGGFGGQSHMKLRDVLGLLRASYCRTIGTEYMHIADPEQRKWLEERIEVPHVKPDQSEQKYILSRLNAAEAFETFLQTKYVGQKRFSLEGGETVIPLLDAVLDKAAERELDEVVIGMPHRGRLNVLANIVGKPISQIFREFEGNLDPGQAHGSGDVKYHLGAEGKYFRMFGDGETTVSLTANPSHLEAVDPVLEGIVRAKQDILDKGDGGFTVLPVLLHGDAAFAGQGVVAETLNLALLRGYRTGGTVHVVVNNQVGFTTAPEHSRSSQYCTDVAKMIGAPVFHVNGDDPEACVWVAKLAVEYRERWNNDVVIDMICYRRRGHNEGDDPSMTQPSMYDIIDAKRSVRKIYTESLIGRGDITMDEAEQALKDFSSQLEHVFNEVRELEKTPPVISPSIEDVQRVPSDLDTSIPLEIVHRIGDVHENLPEGFSVHKRVEPVLRKRYKMSRDGDIDWAFAELLAMGSLAIDGRLVRLSGQDSRRGTFVQRHSVLIDRRTGAEYFPLRNLAEGQGRFLPYDSALSEFAAVGFEYGYSVANPEALVMWEGQFGDFVNGAQPVIDEFISSGEAKWGQLSDIVMLLPHGLEGQGPDHSSGRIERFLQLCAEGSMRVALPSEPANYFHLLRQHSLDGVRRPLVVFTPKWMLRAKQVVSQLSDFTEGRFRPVIDDPEHRGESGPVSSVKRLLFCSGKIYWELAAARDKRRKNGDSSVDDTALVRVEQLYPMPTEQIAAILERYPQADDVRWVQEEPANQGSWPFYGLELPQKLPELQGKLTRVSRRRMAAPAAGSSKVHEVEQAELLDKAFAPS
- a CDS encoding DUF6104 family protein; translation: MYFTDRGIEELVDRRGDEQVSVEWLADRLRAFVDLNPQFETAVERLSSFLARDDADDE
- a CDS encoding CitMHS family transporter, with product MLIVLGSAMIAVFMYLILSKRLAPTLALVLVPLTFALVTVGTGLAEPGEEGVVDSIMSAISDFAPTAVLLFFAIIFFGTMIDVGLFDPLIRFVLRTVKNDPVRLVVLTAVLAGVVSLDGDGSTTFIITVSALLPIYLRLGMSPVVLTVVANLANGVLNIVPWGGPTVRAATVLGVSPSELFNPMIPGMVLGMVTVLVLAWFLGRSERRRLVASGRTLQVVAHEMDPAREPVLAGVGGGGGTDRPSSGTGSTGGTGGTADGPVGDDAGVAGMLDPNRPTLRPKLIWFNLALTASLLVLLGMDVLPLSLLFVVATAIALVVNFPKPEDQVKAVTSHAASIVAVVAMVFAAAVLVGVLSGTGMVTAMANGIVAAVPPSVGSWFAVITGVLSMPLTFFLTNDAFYFGILPILTEAAGHYGITPVEMARASIIGQPVHMTSPLVPALLLLVSLAKVNLGDHHRKVIWRSAVCSLVMLVTAVALGVIPLG